From the genome of Terriglobales bacterium:
GCGCCTCCTCCATCGCCTTCTGGATCGAGGCGGTGCGCTCGCGGAACGCCGCCGGCAGGGCCTTCTTCATCCCCGCGACGATCAGGGCCGCGATCACCGCGAAGTTCAGCCCCACGCAGACCCAATAGGCGGTGGCCAGGCTCAGGCCGGTCTTGCGGGCGACGAACTGGACCGACGGTGATTCCCGGAACTGCGCGTTTTCGTCCTCTTCCCCGGCCGCATGTTTGGAAGCTTCCGCCGGTCCCGGCTGCGCCTGCGGTGACGCAGCGTGCTCCGCCGACTTCTGCGCTTCGGAGGGCTGCTGAGGATCGGCCGGCTTATGCTCCTGCGCGACGCCGAATGTCGTCAGGGCAAGCAACACCAGGGTCAGCGGCACGATCCCTTTGACCAGTCTCATTGCCGCCCCGCTGCTGGTATCGAAACCGGTTTGAGGATGGTGCGGATGACTTCGCGGGCCAGCGCCTCGGCTTCGGTCTGCAACCGTGTCCGGGCGGCGGCGGCATCCTGCTCCAGCGCCTGCTTGGCGGCGCGGACCTGGCCCTCGGCGGCGCCGCGCGCCTCGGCGATCAGCTTGCTGCGGCGCTCCAGCGCCTGCTGACGGCGCTGTTGCTGCGCCTTGTAGAGGGCCAGCTTGGCCTCGCGGATGCGCTGCTCGTATTCCGCCGTCTTGGCGTCAGCGGCGGCGACGTCGGCGCGCGCCTTTTCGATGGCCCCTTCGGTGCGCGCCCGGCGTTCCCCCAGCACTTGCATCAGGCGGTTGTGGACGATCACGCGGTAGGCGGCGTAGAGAATGACAAACAGGATGATGGTCGGAATGGCTCCGAGCAGTAATCCGCCTACTTGTCTGAGGGTTTCTTCCATGAATCTACGGGCCAGCCTATGACGTGGGGGTCAAAACTGAAAAACTAACATCCGCGTGCGCATCTGTCAATTTTGGAATGCGCGCAATTCTTGACTTTTCAGTCGTTTGCGCGCGGAAGCCGGGCGGTCAGCAGAGACCGCTCACGACTTCCCTTGACAAGCCGCCTCGGAGGTTTACCATATGAGTATCACCTCCGATCCGATTCAGGATCGAATGGGCCGGTCGCGTAGAACTTGTCACCGCTTCTACGCAGTCGGCCCATTTAAATTCTCTGCTAGGCGACTGCCGTATATTTCATCCTCGCGATGCGCACCACGCTCGGCTTCACCAGCCTGGCGAAGTCCTCATAAGTCATCCGGATCAGCTCGTAGTGCGAGCCCGCGTTGAAGGCGATCTCCTGGTCCTTGCTCAGCGACTCGTCCACGTACACCGGCAGGTCATAAAGATTGCCGAAGGGCGGCATGGCGCCGAGTTCGCACCCCGGGAAGCAGTTCTGGAAATCGCGCTCGTGGGCGATAGTGACGCTCTTGGCCCCGGTGACCTGCCGCATCAGGTCGAGATCGACGTGCAAGGATGCCGGCAGCACCGCCATGGCCAGGGTGTCGTCCACGTTCACGATGACAGTCTTGGCCATCTCTTTGCCGGGGATATGGGTGAGGGCCGCGATGCCTTGGGCGGTGAAGGCGGCCGAATGGGTGATGGTGGTGTACTGGATGTGGTTGGCGTCGAGGAACTCGCGCAACTTGGCGACTGGCATACGAACCTCCACGCGTGCGGCCTTCGGCGGAGGAACCAGTGTCCGTGCTGGCCGCGCCGGTGTGACTGCCCTCCGGCAGCACCACACGACCCCGCACGCTGCCTGAAAGTCTACACCCGCCTGCAGACCGGTCAGTAATGGCGGTCACATGCCAGTGTGCGGAAGAAGTACCCAGTACCCAGTACTCAGTACTCAGTTCAAACCCGAGATGAGGTCGACCCTCGCCGCCGCTCCTGCTCTTGCAGAGTACTGAGTACTGAGTACTAGCGCACGACCACGAATGCCTGCAGCTTCCGCAACAGCGATTCCGGCGCTTCCGCCTCCAGGTGCACCACGCCGTCCTGGTACTCCCGCGCATACACCCGCGCCTTTCCCTCCAGCATGGCCAGCGCCTTGCCTTCGCGCTGTGGGATGGCGAGCTTGACCCGGCGCAGCGGGTCGTCCTGCAACAGCGCGTCCACGCGGTCGAGCAGCGTGGAGATGCCCGCGCCCGTGACCGCCGAGAGATGCACCGTGTGCGCATCGTCTTCGAGCGCGTCGCGCTCGGCCGCCGGCAACAGGTCGATCTTGTTCATCACCCGCAGCCGCGGCTTGTTCAGCGCCTCCAGCTCCCCCAGCACCTTTTCCACCTGCACGTCCTGCTCGTGGCGGATGGGGCTGGTCACGTCCGAGACATGCAGGATCAGGGACGCGCGCTGCACTTCCTCCAGGGTGGCCCGGAAAGCCGACACCAGGGTGTGCGGCAGGTTTCGTAGGAACCCCACGGTATCGGAGAACAGTGCCTTGCGGCGCGAGGGCAGGGTCACCGCCCGGATGGTCGGGTCGAGGGTGGCGAACATCTTCGATGACGCCAGCACCCCCGACCGGGTGAGCTGGTTGAACAGCGTGCTCTTGCCCGCGTTGGTGTAGCCGACCAGCGCCACCGTCGGCACGGGGACGGATTCGCGCCGCAACCGCTGCTGTGCCCGCACCCGCCGCACCTTCTCCACTTCTTCCTTGATGTGGCGGATGCGCCGGTAGATCTTGCGGCGGTCGGTCTCGAGCTGGGTCTCGCCCGGCCCGCGGGTGCCGATGGGCCCGCGCGCCCCCGCCGACGTGCCCGCGATCTGCGACATCTGCACGCCCCGTCCGGTCAACCGCGGCAGCAGGTATTCCAGCTGCGCCAGCTCCACCTGCAACTGGCCTTCGCGGGTGCGGGCGTGGCGGGCGAAGATGTCGAGGATGAGCTGGGTGCGGTCGATCACGCGCGCGTCCACGACCTTCTCGATGTTGCGCTGCTGCGAGGGCGTCAGCTCGTGATCGAAGAGCACCAGGTCCGCGCTCGCCGAGGCCACCATCCCGTGGATCTCCTCCAGCTTGCCTTTCCCGATCAGCGTCGCTGGGTCGGGCCTCTCCTTCATCTGGATGATCTCGGTCAGGATTTGGGCGCCGGCGCTGGTGGCCAGTTCGCGCAGCTCGGCCATGGACTCTTCCGGGCTGAAGTCGAGGCGGTGGGAGGTGGTGATACGGGCCGCGGCCGCGGCGTCACGGGCTTGCGCGATCGCCGGTGAGGCCGCCCGGCGCCGCCCCAAGTCCAGGCCCACCAGCACCGCGCGTTCCGGCGCCGGCCCGGAGGCACGTTTCCCTGCGGAAGCCTGCGGAAATGACTGGCGGCGTCGGCCGCGAATAACTTATCCCTCCGTGCCGGACGGGGCCGCGGGGGTGGCGACGGGCGGCGGCGCGGCCGCCGCGGGCTTGCTCTCCACCGCGTGCGGCGCCTTGGCCATCACCACCGTCGAGATTGCGTGCTTGAAGATCAGTTGCTCCTGGTTGCTGGTCTCCAGCACCACGGAGTACTTGTCGAAGGAGCGGATACGGCCGGTCAGCTTCACCCCGCTGAGCAGGTAGATGGTGAGATTGGTCTTGTCCTTGCGCGCGGTATTGAGGAACGAATCCTGGATGTTCTGTGCCGGCTTGTCCATGTACGTTCTCCCTTCCTAAGGTGCGCCCCATACAGGGCGGAAAAGGCACCTGCCAACGACCTGTAACGATACGACTCCGTCCCGCGGTTTTCAACGCCAGGGGCGGAATTCATCCCCTGTTGACATCAGAC
Proteins encoded in this window:
- a CDS encoding ATP synthase F0 subunit B, with product MRLVKGIVPLTLVLLALTTFGVAQEHKPADPQQPSEAQKSAEHAASPQAQPGPAEASKHAAGEEDENAQFRESPSVQFVARKTGLSLATAYWVCVGLNFAVIAALIVAGMKKALPAAFRERTASIQKAMEEARKASEDANRRLGDIESRLARLDQEIAVMRSSAEADARKEEERIQAAAEDDRKKVVQAAEQEIAAAARSARTQLKVYAAELAVGLAEQKISVGTDEDRELVRGFAERLGKDGK
- a CDS encoding YbaK/EbsC family protein codes for the protein MPVAKLREFLDANHIQYTTITHSAAFTAQGIAALTHIPGKEMAKTVIVNVDDTLAMAVLPASLHVDLDLMRQVTGAKSVTIAHERDFQNCFPGCELGAMPPFGNLYDLPVYVDESLSKDQEIAFNAGSHYELIRMTYEDFARLVKPSVVRIARMKYTAVA
- the hflX gene encoding GTPase HflX, which produces MLVGLDLGRRRAASPAIAQARDAAAAARITTSHRLDFSPEESMAELRELATSAGAQILTEIIQMKERPDPATLIGKGKLEEIHGMVASASADLVLFDHELTPSQQRNIEKVVDARVIDRTQLILDIFARHARTREGQLQVELAQLEYLLPRLTGRGVQMSQIAGTSAGARGPIGTRGPGETQLETDRRKIYRRIRHIKEEVEKVRRVRAQQRLRRESVPVPTVALVGYTNAGKSTLFNQLTRSGVLASSKMFATLDPTIRAVTLPSRRKALFSDTVGFLRNLPHTLVSAFRATLEEVQRASLILHVSDVTSPIRHEQDVQVEKVLGELEALNKPRLRVMNKIDLLPAAERDALEDDAHTVHLSAVTGAGISTLLDRVDALLQDDPLRRVKLAIPQREGKALAMLEGKARVYAREYQDGVVHLEAEAPESLLRKLQAFVVVR
- the hfq gene encoding RNA chaperone Hfq; the protein is MDKPAQNIQDSFLNTARKDKTNLTIYLLSGVKLTGRIRSFDKYSVVLETSNQEQLIFKHAISTVVMAKAPHAVESKPAAAAPPPVATPAAPSGTEG